In one window of Tumebacillus algifaecis DNA:
- the rpmF gene encoding 50S ribosomal protein L32, whose product MAVPQRRTSKTRKRMRRTHFKISIPGMVACPQCHEMKLAHRICKNCGSYKGRTVVEAE is encoded by the coding sequence ATGGCAGTACCGCAAAGACGTACCTCGAAGACACGCAAGCGCATGCGTCGCACCCACTTCAAGATCTCCATCCCGGGTATGGTTGCTTGCCCGCAGTGTCACGAAATGAAACTGGCTCATCGCATCTGCAAAAACTGCGGCTCCTACAAAGGCCGCACCGTTGTAGAGGCTGAATAA
- a CDS encoding YceD family protein has protein sequence MKLSWRELRERSEGVTLQESIELPNLVKENRQLIKLEPVRVSLNGTEASGVGLLQGLLQSEATYRCSRCLHDFTEDLHVQFDEHFMQVTEDKLSAEEGTDYNDDRNLVVGEQIELVPYLEQAINLALPYRPLCNQDCAGLCPQCGVNLNEESCSCQTERIDPRLADLAKFFEKDS, from the coding sequence TTGAAACTGAGTTGGCGTGAATTGCGAGAGCGATCCGAAGGAGTTACATTGCAAGAATCGATTGAACTGCCGAACCTCGTCAAAGAAAATCGTCAATTGATCAAGCTGGAACCGGTACGTGTCTCTCTGAACGGAACGGAAGCATCGGGTGTCGGACTGTTGCAGGGTTTGCTGCAAAGCGAGGCCACATATCGTTGCTCACGCTGTTTGCACGATTTTACCGAGGATCTGCATGTACAATTTGATGAGCATTTTATGCAGGTGACGGAGGACAAGCTTTCCGCAGAGGAAGGTACTGATTACAATGATGACCGCAACTTGGTCGTCGGTGAACAGATCGAACTTGTACCTTATCTCGAGCAGGCGATCAATCTCGCTCTGCCGTATCGTCCACTTTGCAATCAAGATTGCGCTGGATTGTGCCCGCAATGCGGCGTCAACCTCAATGAGGAGAGCTGTTCCTGTCAGACAGAACGAATCGATCCTCGGTTGGCAGATCTAGCTAAATTTTTTGAAAAAGATTCTTAA
- the coaD gene encoding pantetheine-phosphate adenylyltransferase codes for MRVAIYPGSFDPVTLGHLDIAERGAKVFDKVIIAVMVNPHKNPLFTSEERKELIRNAVKHLPNVEVDSFPGLLVEYARDQGASVIIKGLRAVSDFESELQMASLNRHMYEAAETLFIPTNHNYSYLSSSIVKEIARHGGPIADFVPKHVELAMREKFSNQS; via the coding sequence ATGAGAGTGGCTATCTACCCGGGTTCTTTCGACCCGGTTACCTTGGGGCATCTCGACATCGCAGAGCGCGGTGCCAAAGTATTTGACAAAGTGATCATCGCTGTCATGGTCAACCCGCATAAAAATCCGCTGTTCACAAGCGAGGAGCGCAAAGAACTGATCCGAAACGCGGTGAAACATCTGCCAAACGTCGAAGTGGACAGCTTTCCAGGGCTGCTCGTCGAGTATGCCCGCGATCAGGGGGCAAGCGTGATCATCAAGGGACTCCGCGCCGTATCAGACTTTGAGAGCGAACTGCAGATGGCCTCGCTCAACCGTCACATGTATGAAGCGGCCGAAACGCTGTTCATCCCCACCAATCACAATTACTCGTACCTCAGCTCCTCGATCGTCAAAGAGATTGCACGTCATGGCGGACCGATCGCCGATTTTGTGCCGAAGCACGTCGAACTCGCGATGCGAGAAAAATTCAGCAACCAGAGCTGA
- the plsX gene encoding phosphate acyltransferase PlsX, with amino-acid sequence MRIAIDAMGGDNAPQEIVAGSLDAARAYPDVTLILVGDEGQIKQCAGANLPTNIEIVHTTEKIEAEDEPVKAVRRKKDSSMVVAARMVKDGLADGMVSAGNTGALMTAGLLIVGRVKGIERPALASIWPTMGGNSMLTLDVGANMDAEANHLYQYALMANAYAQIVLEQEKPRIGLLNIGAEPGKGDKLRKEAYPLLEAGPFHFVGNIEAREAMNDKCDVLVADGFTGNNMLKLIEGFGLGIFGELKKIFYKSALTKLAALALKSGLSAFKKKFDYAEYGGAPLLGIDGAVIKAHGSSNARAFRMAIHQARAFLKGDVLGKIRTDLSAGGEEKA; translated from the coding sequence GTGAGAATTGCGATTGACGCCATGGGCGGCGATAACGCACCGCAAGAGATTGTAGCAGGTTCGCTTGATGCGGCGCGTGCCTATCCTGATGTCACGCTGATTTTGGTCGGCGATGAAGGACAGATTAAGCAGTGTGCGGGAGCGAACCTCCCTACCAATATTGAAATTGTACATACCACTGAAAAGATCGAAGCGGAAGACGAGCCGGTGAAAGCGGTGCGCCGCAAGAAGGATTCTTCGATGGTGGTTGCCGCGCGGATGGTTAAGGACGGATTGGCAGACGGCATGGTTTCGGCTGGCAACACCGGTGCGCTGATGACGGCAGGTTTGTTGATCGTCGGTCGGGTCAAAGGCATCGAGCGTCCGGCGCTGGCCTCGATTTGGCCGACGATGGGCGGAAACAGCATGTTGACGCTCGATGTAGGGGCGAACATGGATGCAGAAGCCAATCACCTCTACCAGTACGCGTTGATGGCTAATGCATATGCGCAGATCGTGCTGGAACAGGAGAAGCCGCGCATCGGCCTGCTCAACATCGGGGCTGAGCCTGGTAAAGGCGATAAATTGCGCAAAGAAGCGTACCCGCTGCTCGAAGCAGGTCCGTTCCATTTTGTCGGAAATATCGAAGCCCGCGAGGCGATGAACGACAAATGCGACGTGTTGGTTGCAGACGGATTCACCGGCAACAACATGCTCAAATTAATTGAAGGCTTTGGGCTGGGTATTTTCGGCGAGTTGAAGAAAATCTTCTACAAAAGCGCGTTGACCAAATTGGCGGCACTGGCCCTAAAATCAGGGCTTTCCGCTTTCAAAAAGAAGTTTGATTACGCCGAATATGGCGGAGCTCCGCTACTTGGCATCGACGGCGCGGTGATCAAGGCGCATGGCTCCTCAAATGCCCGCGCCTTCCGTATGGCGATTCACCAAGCGAGAGCATTCCTGAAAGGGGATGTGCTCGGCAAGATCCGCACCGATCTTTCGGCAGGAGGGGAAGAGAAAGCATGA
- the fabD gene encoding ACP S-malonyltransferase, translated as MSKLAFLFPGQGAQVVGMGKEMAEQYPEAAEVFKRADEALGFSLSEIIWNGPEETLRLTYYTQPAILTTSIAFLEVLKREGFAPAATAGHSLGEYSALVAAGAIRFEDAVRVVHARGKFMDEAVPAGLGAMSAVMGADRETITAICLEVSKSHGPVELANVNSPGQVVISGKAEAVEEAGRVLKENKGKVTPLVVSGPFHSSLMQPAADRLAEVLERIEIQDASIPVVANVTARPVQTATQIREALTRQVSSSVLWEDSVLTMRNDLGVETFVEIGPGKVLTGLLKRIDKTATGLLINNPDTYVATVTTLKGETATC; from the coding sequence ATGAGCAAACTTGCCTTTTTGTTCCCCGGTCAAGGTGCACAAGTCGTCGGCATGGGTAAAGAGATGGCAGAGCAATATCCTGAAGCTGCAGAAGTGTTCAAGCGCGCCGATGAAGCGCTTGGCTTCTCCTTGTCGGAGATCATCTGGAATGGACCGGAAGAAACGCTGCGCTTGACGTACTACACCCAACCAGCGATCCTGACGACGAGCATCGCGTTCTTGGAAGTGCTGAAGCGTGAAGGTTTTGCGCCAGCAGCTACGGCGGGGCATTCGCTCGGTGAATATTCGGCGCTGGTTGCAGCGGGTGCGATCCGTTTTGAAGATGCGGTGCGCGTCGTGCATGCCCGCGGTAAATTTATGGATGAAGCGGTTCCGGCTGGGCTTGGGGCGATGAGCGCCGTGATGGGTGCTGATCGTGAAACGATCACCGCCATCTGCCTTGAAGTGTCGAAATCGCACGGCCCGGTCGAGCTTGCCAACGTCAACTCTCCCGGTCAAGTGGTGATCTCGGGTAAGGCGGAAGCGGTGGAGGAAGCAGGTCGTGTGTTGAAAGAAAACAAAGGCAAAGTCACGCCGCTTGTCGTAAGCGGTCCGTTCCACTCCTCGCTGATGCAACCGGCTGCTGACCGTTTGGCCGAAGTGTTGGAGCGCATTGAGATTCAAGATGCGTCCATCCCGGTCGTCGCCAACGTCACCGCGCGTCCGGTGCAGACAGCTACTCAGATTCGCGAGGCGCTGACTCGTCAAGTATCATCGTCGGTGTTGTGGGAAGATAGCGTGCTGACGATGCGAAACGATCTGGGAGTTGAGACGTTCGTTGAGATCGGCCCGGGCAAAGTGCTCACCGGTCTGCTCAAGCGCATCGATAAGACCGCAACAGGTCTTTTGATCAACAACCCGGATACATACGTTGCGACTGTGACAACGCTGAAGGGGGAAACTGCTACATGTTAA
- the rsmD gene encoding 16S rRNA (guanine(966)-N(2))-methyltransferase RsmD: MRVISGDCKGRRLKAVPGNNTRPTTDKVKESMFNIIGPYFDGGWALDLFAGSGGLGIEALSRGIEKAIFLDTDHKAMATVRENVTSLGLTSRAEIYKNDARRALDQLAGRGLQFDLVFLDPPYKQVQLYEELITKMQALQLLNDRAYIIAEHHADVELPDAYGRAIRWRLAEYGEIAISFYEIVTETETKE; encoded by the coding sequence ATGCGCGTCATCTCAGGCGACTGTAAAGGCAGACGACTAAAAGCAGTGCCCGGTAACAATACGAGGCCCACAACCGATAAAGTAAAAGAGTCGATGTTCAACATCATCGGTCCCTATTTTGACGGCGGCTGGGCGCTGGATCTGTTCGCCGGCAGTGGAGGACTGGGAATCGAAGCATTATCTCGCGGCATCGAGAAAGCAATATTTCTTGACACCGACCACAAAGCGATGGCGACCGTGCGGGAAAACGTAACCAGCTTGGGTTTGACGTCTCGAGCGGAGATTTACAAAAATGACGCCCGCCGTGCGCTCGATCAACTCGCTGGTCGCGGGTTGCAGTTTGATCTGGTTTTCCTCGATCCACCCTATAAACAGGTGCAACTGTATGAAGAGTTGATCACCAAAATGCAAGCGTTGCAGCTGCTAAACGACCGAGCGTACATCATCGCAGAGCACCATGCCGATGTGGAATTGCCGGATGCGTACGGCAGGGCAATACGCTGGCGATTGGCCGAATATGGCGAGATCGCGATCAGTTTTTACGAGATCGTTACAGAAACGGAGACAAAAGAATGA
- a CDS encoding nucleotidyltransferase codes for MRVTGVVVEYNPMHNGHLYHLEQAKLVTDADAIVAVMSGHFLQRGEPALVNKWARTKMALQQGVDLVLELPVAYSAQSASLFALGSVAVLDRLGVVDTVCFGSESGDIHSLQALSSILVEEPPLFKTFLREELQKGHSYPRAASDALARYASQDTAIPSELAHMPNNMLGLEYLAALRKLNSSIAPATITRIAAGYNQETVTHPSIASATAIRKATFETGIDTAENLLPVCSFSVLQEEFAAGRGPVSWENYRQALFTLLHRATPDALAAFVGVDEGLEHRLLEAALQTETVHELILHTKTKRYTWTKIQRALTSILLGLTRQEQAALNVLQGPPYIRVLGFTKRGQTLLKAASSRASVPILTKLPKEKPNMLALDLRATRLYAQGYPTHQQGAELWDITRPVLIQN; via the coding sequence ATGAGAGTTACCGGCGTAGTCGTCGAGTACAACCCGATGCACAACGGACATCTTTATCATCTCGAACAAGCAAAGCTCGTTACAGACGCAGATGCGATCGTCGCCGTGATGAGCGGTCACTTTTTACAGCGCGGAGAACCGGCACTGGTCAACAAATGGGCACGCACAAAAATGGCACTGCAACAAGGCGTCGATCTGGTGCTGGAACTTCCGGTCGCCTATTCCGCACAAAGCGCCTCACTGTTCGCACTCGGCTCAGTTGCTGTGCTCGATCGGCTCGGAGTGGTTGACACGGTCTGCTTTGGCAGCGAGAGCGGCGATATTCACTCGCTGCAAGCTCTCAGTTCTATCTTAGTAGAAGAACCTCCACTTTTCAAAACCTTTTTGCGAGAAGAACTGCAAAAAGGACATTCCTATCCGCGCGCAGCCTCCGATGCACTGGCCCGTTACGCCTCGCAAGACACGGCCATCCCCTCTGAGTTGGCCCACATGCCAAACAATATGCTCGGTCTGGAATATCTGGCTGCTCTGCGCAAGTTGAACAGCAGCATCGCGCCTGCTACGATCACGCGCATCGCAGCCGGATACAACCAGGAGACGGTGACACACCCGTCGATCGCTTCGGCGACCGCAATTCGCAAAGCAACCTTCGAAACGGGCATCGATACGGCTGAAAACTTACTGCCTGTCTGTTCCTTCTCCGTGCTGCAAGAAGAGTTTGCAGCTGGGCGCGGCCCAGTCTCATGGGAAAACTATCGCCAAGCGCTCTTCACGCTGCTCCATCGTGCCACTCCGGACGCTCTGGCGGCGTTTGTCGGTGTCGATGAAGGATTGGAACATCGGCTGTTAGAAGCCGCCTTGCAGACCGAAACGGTGCACGAGTTGATCTTGCACACCAAGACGAAGCGTTACACGTGGACGAAAATCCAGCGCGCGCTCACATCGATCCTGCTCGGGCTGACACGCCAAGAACAGGCCGCTCTGAACGTCTTACAAGGCCCACCCTATATCCGCGTACTCGGCTTTACCAAACGGGGACAAACACTACTAAAAGCTGCATCCTCGCGGGCCAGTGTTCCTATTCTGACCAAATTGCCGAAGGAAAAACCGAACATGCTTGCGCTTGATCTACGGGCCACGCGGCTGTACGCACAGGGTTATCCCACCCACCAACAAGGAGCCGAACTTTGGGACATCACACGCCCCGTGCTCATTCAAAACTAA
- a CDS encoding SepM family pheromone-processing serine protease, with the protein MGQKHKESSRFFGKSNIRGAVITALIAISFFIPTPYYIYQPGSAEELAPMVTVEGGDKMEKGALMLTTVASVKANNIYYLGYGYLAPHTEVKKETEVRGEMSDEEYSRLLDHMMESSQHNAIVAGLTAANEKVQVKYEGVFLRSFLTGSKAKGTLQIGDILHAIDGHEFHKVEEMSDFIQKNKKAGDKVEVRFTRDGKERKETLEVVSFTVNTKTGPVERIGLGLQLENETRIETERKVKIDAADIGGPSAGLMFSLEIYNQLIPEDITKGHRIAGTGTISMEGAVGQIGGIRHKIVAANDEGAEIFFAPADLDPEYDTNAFEAADEVKKLELKMKVVPVATLQEAIDYLKGIEPKS; encoded by the coding sequence ATGGGACAGAAGCATAAAGAAAGCAGCCGTTTTTTCGGAAAGAGTAACATCCGAGGCGCCGTGATCACAGCTTTGATCGCCATCTCGTTTTTCATCCCGACGCCGTACTATATCTATCAACCTGGCAGCGCCGAAGAGCTGGCGCCGATGGTCACAGTTGAAGGCGGCGACAAAATGGAAAAAGGCGCTTTGATGCTGACCACGGTGGCTTCGGTCAAAGCGAACAACATCTACTACCTGGGCTATGGCTACCTTGCGCCGCACACAGAAGTGAAGAAGGAAACAGAAGTGCGTGGCGAGATGAGCGATGAGGAATATTCTCGCCTGCTCGACCATATGATGGAGAGCTCCCAGCACAATGCGATTGTGGCAGGGCTGACCGCTGCGAACGAAAAGGTGCAAGTGAAGTATGAAGGTGTGTTTTTACGCTCGTTTCTAACGGGTTCAAAGGCGAAAGGCACCCTCCAAATCGGTGATATCTTGCACGCGATTGACGGTCATGAGTTTCACAAAGTAGAAGAGATGTCCGACTTTATCCAGAAGAACAAAAAGGCTGGCGACAAAGTTGAGGTTCGCTTCACTCGCGACGGGAAAGAGCGCAAGGAAACGTTGGAAGTGGTCTCGTTTACCGTCAATACGAAAACGGGTCCTGTCGAGCGCATCGGGCTCGGCTTGCAATTGGAAAATGAGACGCGCATCGAAACTGAGCGCAAGGTCAAGATCGATGCGGCAGATATCGGCGGTCCATCGGCCGGGCTGATGTTCTCACTTGAGATCTACAACCAGCTCATTCCGGAAGATATCACGAAGGGACACCGCATTGCTGGTACCGGGACGATCTCGATGGAAGGTGCAGTCGGTCAGATCGGCGGCATCCGTCATAAGATCGTCGCAGCCAACGATGAAGGAGCGGAAATCTTTTTTGCTCCGGCAGACCTTGATCCAGAATATGACACCAACGCTTTTGAAGCGGCCGATGAAGTGAAAAAACTTGAGTTGAAGATGAAGGTGGTGCCGGTCGCAACGTTGCAGGAAGCGATCGATTATTTAAAAGGAATCGAGCCTAAGTCGTAA
- the fapR gene encoding transcription factor FapR produces MATRNKRQRQLELTAVIDLEPFLTDEELADRFEVSVQTIRLDRLALGIPELRERIKAVAEQNYTEVRSLESTEVIGELIELDLNSLAISIMEIGPEHVFSRTKIARGHHLFAQANSLAVGIIDAETVLTGSADVRYKRPVKLGERLVCKAVVKELRGERARVEVTTKVRDDIVFDGQFVVFKM; encoded by the coding sequence ATGGCAACGCGAAATAAAAGACAGCGGCAACTTGAGTTGACGGCAGTGATCGACTTGGAGCCTTTTTTGACAGATGAAGAGTTAGCCGACCGCTTTGAGGTAAGCGTGCAGACGATTCGCCTCGATCGACTTGCTCTTGGCATCCCGGAACTGCGTGAACGAATCAAAGCGGTTGCTGAACAGAACTATACAGAAGTGCGATCTTTGGAGAGTACAGAGGTGATCGGGGAACTGATCGAACTTGATCTGAACTCCTTGGCCATCTCGATTATGGAGATCGGACCGGAGCATGTGTTCAGCCGGACCAAGATCGCCCGCGGACATCATCTTTTTGCACAGGCCAATTCGCTGGCTGTAGGCATCATCGACGCCGAAACGGTGTTGACAGGATCGGCAGATGTGCGTTACAAGCGTCCGGTCAAGCTCGGCGAGCGCTTGGTTTGCAAAGCGGTGGTCAAGGAACTGCGTGGCGAACGTGCGCGTGTGGAAGTGACGACAAAAGTTCGAGATGACATCGTGTTTGACGGGCAGTTTGTCGTCTTCAAAATGTAA
- a CDS encoding patatin-like phospholipase family protein, translating into MRRPRIGLALGAGGARGFAHIGVLQVLEKMGIEIDMIAGSSMGSLVGSFYCSGMDTRYMESLAINLKRRHWIDFTVVPKMGFVNGTRIMEMVRFLTKDMNLEDLKIPLAVVTTDIEKGERVVFREGPIYHAVRGSISIPGIFMPHRYQGRVLVDGGVIDRVPINVAREMGADIVIAVDVGLYDRETEVKGIFDVIFQSIEIMEREILRTRMLNADVIIRPDVGHISSTAFTNIDEVIAHGRDAAERVADLIQRTIEEWQGGAYTDGTEA; encoded by the coding sequence GTGCGCAGACCACGAATCGGATTGGCGCTTGGAGCGGGCGGTGCGCGCGGCTTTGCGCATATCGGAGTCCTGCAGGTGTTGGAAAAGATGGGGATCGAGATCGACATGATTGCAGGGAGCTCGATGGGCTCCCTGGTCGGTTCCTTCTATTGCTCCGGGATGGACACCCGCTATATGGAGTCTCTGGCTATCAATTTAAAGCGCAGGCACTGGATCGATTTTACTGTTGTGCCAAAGATGGGCTTTGTCAATGGTACGCGGATCATGGAGATGGTCCGCTTTTTGACAAAAGATATGAATCTGGAAGATCTAAAAATTCCGCTCGCCGTTGTCACGACCGACATCGAGAAGGGGGAACGGGTCGTTTTCCGCGAAGGTCCGATCTACCATGCGGTGCGAGGGTCGATTTCGATACCGGGCATCTTTATGCCGCACCGCTACCAAGGGCGTGTGTTGGTCGATGGTGGAGTCATCGACCGGGTGCCGATCAATGTGGCGCGTGAGATGGGGGCAGACATCGTGATCGCCGTCGATGTCGGACTGTATGATCGGGAGACTGAAGTCAAAGGGATTTTCGATGTGATCTTTCAGTCGATCGAGATCATGGAGCGAGAGATTTTGCGCACCCGTATGTTAAATGCTGATGTGATCATTCGTCCCGATGTGGGGCACATTTCATCCACTGCGTTTACGAACATCGACGAGGTGATCGCACATGGACGAGATGCGGCGGAGCGCGTCGCTGATCTGATTCAGAGGACGATCGAGGAATGGCAAGGGGGAGCGTACACGGATGGGACAGAAGCATAA
- a CDS encoding beta-ketoacyl-ACP synthase III has protein sequence MSKIPVGILGTGSAVPDQVVTNDDMAKRVDTNDEWIRTRTGIRERRFADEQTASSDLALLAGQRAIEAAGITPEQIDMIICATVTPDMMFPATACLVQDRLGATKAAAFDLSAGCSGFLYGLSCAVPMIETGMHKHVLVIGVETLSRIMDFEDRSTCVLFGDGAGAVVLGPTTEGRGFLSFELGADGSGGNLLKQEAGGSRNPATQETVLARKHFISMAGNEVFKFAVRILGAASEAALKKAGLDKTDIDFLIPHQANTRIIDAAIKRLDLSEEKVYVNLDRYGNMSSASIPVALDEAVRAGKIKEGDTLVLVGFGAGLTWGATVLRW, from the coding sequence ATGAGCAAAATTCCTGTTGGCATTCTGGGTACAGGTTCAGCAGTTCCCGACCAAGTGGTCACAAACGATGACATGGCAAAACGAGTAGACACGAACGATGAATGGATTCGCACCCGCACAGGGATTCGGGAACGACGTTTTGCTGACGAGCAGACCGCATCGTCCGATCTGGCTCTGCTGGCCGGGCAACGGGCGATCGAGGCTGCTGGTATCACCCCTGAACAGATCGACATGATCATCTGTGCCACCGTGACGCCCGATATGATGTTTCCGGCGACGGCCTGCCTCGTGCAGGATCGCCTCGGCGCAACCAAGGCGGCGGCGTTCGATCTTTCAGCAGGATGCAGCGGCTTTTTGTATGGGCTGTCCTGCGCGGTCCCGATGATCGAGACGGGGATGCACAAGCACGTGCTTGTCATCGGTGTCGAAACTTTGTCGCGGATTATGGATTTTGAAGACCGTAGCACCTGTGTACTGTTTGGCGACGGTGCAGGCGCTGTGGTGCTTGGGCCGACGACCGAAGGTCGCGGCTTCCTCTCCTTCGAACTGGGAGCTGACGGTTCGGGCGGCAATCTATTGAAGCAGGAAGCGGGTGGCTCCCGCAATCCGGCGACGCAAGAGACGGTACTGGCGCGCAAGCACTTCATCTCGATGGCAGGCAACGAAGTGTTTAAGTTTGCTGTGCGCATTTTAGGTGCCGCTTCCGAAGCGGCCTTGAAGAAAGCAGGACTTGATAAAACGGACATCGATTTCCTGATCCCGCATCAAGCCAATACGCGCATCATCGACGCGGCGATCAAACGTCTCGATCTGTCGGAGGAGAAGGTTTACGTCAACCTCGACCGCTATGGGAACATGTCGTCAGCTTCGATTCCGGTCGCGTTGGATGAAGCGGTGCGCGCAGGCAAGATCAAAGAGGGCGACACGTTGGTACTCGTCGGCTTCGGTGCTGGTTTGACGTGGGGCGCCACGGTGCTGCGCTGGTAG